A region of Oryctolagus cuniculus chromosome 3, mOryCun1.1, whole genome shotgun sequence DNA encodes the following proteins:
- the C3H2orf69 gene encoding mitochondrial protein C2orf69 homolog — MWGLRLLRSPPLLLLLPQLGIGDASSCSQAGTMNSGGSGGGGGGARCSPAAEGRRRQCLQLSTVPGAEPQRSNELLLLAPAGEGRERRGLPGDPAKEEPQPPPQHHVLYFPGDVQNYHEIMTHHPENYQWENWSLENVATILAHRFPNSYIWVIKCSRMHLHKFSCYDNFVKSNMFGAPEHNTDFGAFKHLYSLLVNAFNLSHNSLLSKNVNVWKKDSKTSNCRSSSTTTNGCQGETERTCEKFDESAMSFHPPSLNGASFTLIGFSKGCVVLNQLLFELKEAKKDKNIDTFIRSIRMMYWLDGGHSGGSNTWVTYPEVLKEFAQTGIIVHTHVTPYQVRDPMRSWIGKEHKKFVQILEDFGMQVTSQIHFAKETPSIENHFRVHEVF, encoded by the exons ATGTGGGGGTTACGACTCCTGCGGTCGCCGCCGCTGCTGCTCTTGCTGCCGCAGCTCGGGATCGGAGACGCCTCGTCCTGCTCTCAGGCCGGAACCATGAACtcgggcggcagcggcggcggcggcggcggcgcgcgatGCTCCCCGGCCGCCGAGGGGCGCCGCCGGCAGTGCCTGCAGCTGTCCACGGTGCCAGGAGCGGAGCCGCAGCGCAGCAATGAGCTGCTCCTGCTGGCGCCTGCGGGGGAGGGACGGGAGCGGCGGGGCCTCCCAGGGGACCCGGCGAAGGAGGAGCCGCAGCCGCCGCCCCAGCATCACGTCCTCTACTTCCCCGGGGATGTGCAG AATTATCATGAAATTATGACTCATCATCCTGAGAACTACCAGTGGGAAAACTGGAGTCTAGAAAATGTTGCCACCATTTTAGCCCACCGATTCCCCAATAGTTACATTTGGGTAATAAAATGTTCCCGAATGCATTTGCACAAATTCAGCTGCTATGACAATTTTGTGAAAAGCAACATGTTTGGTGCTCCAGAACACAATACTGACTTTGGAGCTTTTAAACACCTCTATTCTTTATTAGTTAATGCTTTTAACTTAAGTCATAACAGTTTATTATCGAAGAATGTGAATGTTTGGAAGAAGGACTCCAAAACATCTAACTGTAGATCCAGTTCTACTACTACTAATGGCtgccagggagaaacagagaggaccTGTGAAAAATTTGATGAGTCTGCCATGAGTTTTCATCCACCTTCACTAAATGGTGCATCTTTTACTTTGATTGGATTCAGTAAAGGTTGTGTTGTTCTGAATCAGTTGCTTTTTGAATTGAAAGAAGCCAAGAAAGACAAGAATATAGATACTTTCATCAGAAGCATAAGAATGATGTACTGGTTGGATGGTGGTCACTCTGGAGGAAGCAATACTTGGGTTACTTATCCAGAAGTCTTGAAAGAATTTGCACAAACAGGGATTATTGTTCACACCCATGTAACACCTTACCAAGTACGTGATCCCATGAGATCCTGGATTGGAAAAGAGCACAAGAAATTTGTTCAGATACTTGAGGATTTTGGTATGCAGGTGACTAGCCAAATTCATTTTGCAAAGGAAACTCCTTCCATAGAAAATCACTTTAGGGTTCATGAAGTATTTTGA